One window from the genome of Pungitius pungitius chromosome 14, fPunPun2.1, whole genome shotgun sequence encodes:
- the kcnf1b gene encoding potassium voltage-gated channel subfamily F member 1 gives MWTIPKPKYRTGSCGEGEIAVNIGGVRVVLYGEVLNRYPYSRLAELLDCSTQNHEGISSLCDDFDPGSNEFYFDRDPDAFKCIIDVYYFNEIHIKPGICPICFIKEMEFWKIDQAVLDECCKSYLSEKEEELTEIANKVKVILEDLEPDRCVTCTQRCQRYLWRLMEKPGSSRPARVIAIASFLSVLFSAVVMCVGTIPELQVADAEGKLVEHPILEAIETACMSWFTAEYLLRLASSPHKLHFVLSFMNVVDFMSIVPFYVVLSLTYFGTSSMMELTNVQQAVQALRIMRIARILKLARHSAGLQTLTFALKRSLKELGLLLMYMGVGIFVFSALAYTMEQSHPETLFRSIPQSFWWAIITMTTVGYGDIYPKTTLGKCNAAVSFLCGVIAIALPIHPIINNFVVYYNKQKVLETAAKHEVELMELKSGRDVRRKSRD, from the coding sequence ATGTGGACCATTCCGAAGCCAAAATACAGAACAGGTTCGTGCGGCGAGGGGGAGATTGCTGTGAACATCGGCGGAGTCCGAGTGGTGCTGTACGGGGAGGTCTTGAACCGCTATCCGTACAGCAGACTGGCGGAGTTGCTGGACTGCTCCACCCAGAATCATGAAGGCATCTCCTCGCTGTGCGACGACTTCGACCCGGGCAGCAACGAGTTTTACTTCGACCGAGATCCTGACGCCTTCAAGTGCATAATCGACGTTTACTACTTCAATGAAATCCACATCAAGCCCGGTATTTGCCCCATTTGTTTCATCAAGGAGATGGAGTTCTGGAAAATAGACCAGGCTGTGTTGGACGAGTGCTGTAAAAGCTACCTGagcgagaaggaggaggagctgacggAGATTGCAAACAAAGTAAAAGTGATTCTGGAGGACCTGGAGCCCGATCGCTGCGTCACGTGCACCCAGAGGTGCCAGAGGTACCTGTGGAGGCTGATGGAGAAGCCGGGTTCTTCGCGGCCGGCACGCGTCATTGCCATCGCGTCTTTCTTGTCGGTCCTGTTCTCGGCAGTGGTGATGTGCGTGGGGACCATCCCGGAGCTGCAGGTGGCGGACGCCGAGGGGAAACTGGTGGAGCACCCGATCCTGGAGGCGATCGAGACCGCCTGCATGTCGTGGTTCACGGCGGAGTACCTGCTGCGTCTCGCCTCCTCTCCGCACAAGCTGCACTTCGTGCTCTCCTTCATGAACGTCGTAGACTTCATGTCCATCGTGCCTTTCTATGTGGTCCTGTCGCTCACCTATTTCGGCACCTCGTCCATGATGGAGTTGACCAACGTCCAGCAGGCTGTCCAGGCGCTGCGCATCATGCGCATCGCGCGTATTCTCAAGCTGGCGCGCCACTCCGCTGGGCTGCAGACCCTGACGTTCGCGCTAAAGAGGAGTCTGAAAGAGCTGGGCTTGCTCCTCATGTACATGGGCGTGGGGATCTTCGTGTTCTCGGCGCTGGCCTACACCATGGAGCAAAGCCACCCGGAGACGCTCTTCAGGAGCATCCCGCAGTCTTTCTGGTGGGCCATCATCACCATGACCACAGTGGGCTACGGGGACATTTACCCCAAGACCACGCTCGGCAAGTGCAACGCGGCTGTGAGCTTCCTGTGCGGGGTGATAGCCATCGCCTTGCCCATCCACCCCATCATCAACAACTTCGTGGTGTACTACAACAAGCAGAAAGTGCTGGAGACAGCAGCGAAGCACGAGGTGGAGCTAATGGAGCTGAAGTCGGGGAGGGACGTGCGCAGGAAAAGCAGGGATTGA
- the mocs1 gene encoding molybdenum cofactor biosynthesis protein 1 isoform X2: MATHASMCCRLFGRRTCLPHLGKLFGQRVNGNIGRRCYGATYEENEAELGDSTSSGANFASSLKTGSRVVTERPRDDSILPFSAFLTDSFGRRHSYLRISLTEKCNLRCQYCMPDEGVKLTPRSQLLTTSEVLTLARLFVHEGVEKIRLTGGEPLIKPDVVEILKELRKLEGLKTIAVTTNGMNLARLLPKLKEAGLDLINISLDSLVPAKFEFIVRRKGFHKVMEGIDKAIEMGFNPVKVNCVVMRGLNEDELLDFVALTEKKPLEVRFIEYMPFDGNKWNFKKMVSYQEMLDLIRQKWPDLETLQTKCQTAKMFKVPGFKGQVGFITSMSEHFCGSCNRLRITADGSLKVCLFGNSEVSLRDVLRSGASDEELLQIIGAAVGNKKKQHAGMFNISKMKNRPMIHIGG, encoded by the exons ATGGCGACGCACGCGAGCATGTGCTGCCGCCTGTTCGGGAGACGGACCTGTTTACCACATTTGGGAAAACTCTTCGGTCAGCGCGTGAACGGAAACATTGGACGACGTTGTTACGGTGCTACGTACGAGGAAAATGAGGCTGAACTTGGAGACTCGACTTCATCTGGTGCCAACTTTGCGTCATCACTGAAAACCGGGTCCAGAGTAGTAACT GAGAGGCCGAGAGATGACAGCATTCTTCCCTTTTCAGCGTTTTTGACTGACAGCTTTGGGCGGAGGCACAGCTACCTGCGCATCTCCCTGACAGAGAAATGCAACCTCCGCT GTCAGTACTGCATGCCAGACGAGGGGGTGAAGCTGACGCCCCGCAGCCAACTGCTGACCACCTCGGAAGTACTGACCCTGGCTCGCCTCTTTGTCCATGAGGGGGTGGAGAAGATCCGCCTCACTGGAGGGGAGCCGCTCATCAAACCTGACGTAGTGGAGATCCTCA AGGAACTGAGGAAGTTGGAGGGCCTGAAGACCATTGCAGTGACAACCAACGGCATGAACTTGGCCAGGCTTTTACCTAAGCTGAAAGAAGCCGGCCTTGACCTGATTAACATCAGCCTGGATTCGCTGGTCCCTGCTAAGTTTGAGTTCATTGTCAGGCGGAAAG GGTTCCACAAGGTGATGGAGGGCATCGATAAGGCCATCGAAATGGGATTCAACCCTGTGAAG GTGAACTGCGTGGTCATGCGAGGCCTCAATGAGGATGAGCTGCTGGACTTTGTGGCGCTGACGGAGAAGAAGCCTCTGGAAGTGCGCTTCATCGAATACATGCCCTTCGATG GCAACAAGTGGAACTTTAAGAAGATGGTGAGTTACCAGGAGATGCTGGACCTCATCAGGCAGAAGTGGCCCGACCTGGAAACCCTTCAAACTAAATGCCAAACTGCAAAG ATGTTTAAAGTGCCGGGCTTCAAAGGGCAGGTGGGCTTCATCACCTCAATGTCCGAACATTTCTGTGGCTCCTGCAACCGCCTGCGTATCACAGCAGATGGCAGCCTCAAG gtgtgtttgtttgggaaCTCCGAGGTGTCTCTGAGAGATGTGTTGCGCTCCGGGGCCTCGGACGAAGAGCTCCTGCAAATCATCGGAGCCGCTGTGGGCAACAAGAAGAAACAGCATGCAG GCATGTTCAATATCTCGAAGATGAAGAACAGGCCTATGATCCACATTGGTGGGTGA
- the mocs1 gene encoding molybdenum cofactor biosynthesis protein 1 isoform X1, whose translation MATHASMCCRLFGRRTCLPHLGKLFGQRVNGNIGRRCYGATYEENEAELGDSTSSGANFASSLKTGSRVVTERPRDDSILPFSAFLTDSFGRRHSYLRISLTEKCNLRCQYCMPDEGVKLTPRSQLLTTSEVLTLARLFVHEGVEKIRLTGGEPLIKPDVVEILKELRKLEGLKTIAVTTNGMNLARLLPKLKEAGLDLINISLDSLVPAKFEFIVRRKGFHKVMEGIDKAIEMGFNPVKVNCVVMRGLNEDELLDFVALTEKKPLEVRFIEYMPFDGNKWNFKKMVSYQEMLDLIRQKWPDLETLQTKCQTAKMFKVPGFKGQVGFITSMSEHFCGSCNRLRITADGSLKVCLFGNSEVSLRDVLRSGASDEELLQIIGAAVGNKKKQHAGMFNISKMKNRPMIHIGTSSQRPLSPVQLRDSRKAFPTVPLLPKFMFFSSAAPPQHLCSGGGRAPHREGFLCLRDFTASTQAARVCSSTPSMRSHVINDNCVAPPHYPGLVSGVDLIGAHTGTARTNTLSLRYPEAGGPYALTKHPLRTPGAPVFCTQLLNANRDVKQHDVRLCHSRSCGDPGGELGPSSRTRSSPDDSAEAQLTHVDGEGRATMVDVCGKAPTRRTASASATVLLGHTAFRLLRDHQLAKGDALATAQLSGIMAAKQTSALIPLCHALPLDHTSVTFDLVEPQNAAVVTATCRCTGRTGVEMEALTAASVAALTIYDMCKAVSHDIIITDVKLVSKTGGKRNFHRPS comes from the exons ATGGCGACGCACGCGAGCATGTGCTGCCGCCTGTTCGGGAGACGGACCTGTTTACCACATTTGGGAAAACTCTTCGGTCAGCGCGTGAACGGAAACATTGGACGACGTTGTTACGGTGCTACGTACGAGGAAAATGAGGCTGAACTTGGAGACTCGACTTCATCTGGTGCCAACTTTGCGTCATCACTGAAAACCGGGTCCAGAGTAGTAACT GAGAGGCCGAGAGATGACAGCATTCTTCCCTTTTCAGCGTTTTTGACTGACAGCTTTGGGCGGAGGCACAGCTACCTGCGCATCTCCCTGACAGAGAAATGCAACCTCCGCT GTCAGTACTGCATGCCAGACGAGGGGGTGAAGCTGACGCCCCGCAGCCAACTGCTGACCACCTCGGAAGTACTGACCCTGGCTCGCCTCTTTGTCCATGAGGGGGTGGAGAAGATCCGCCTCACTGGAGGGGAGCCGCTCATCAAACCTGACGTAGTGGAGATCCTCA AGGAACTGAGGAAGTTGGAGGGCCTGAAGACCATTGCAGTGACAACCAACGGCATGAACTTGGCCAGGCTTTTACCTAAGCTGAAAGAAGCCGGCCTTGACCTGATTAACATCAGCCTGGATTCGCTGGTCCCTGCTAAGTTTGAGTTCATTGTCAGGCGGAAAG GGTTCCACAAGGTGATGGAGGGCATCGATAAGGCCATCGAAATGGGATTCAACCCTGTGAAG GTGAACTGCGTGGTCATGCGAGGCCTCAATGAGGATGAGCTGCTGGACTTTGTGGCGCTGACGGAGAAGAAGCCTCTGGAAGTGCGCTTCATCGAATACATGCCCTTCGATG GCAACAAGTGGAACTTTAAGAAGATGGTGAGTTACCAGGAGATGCTGGACCTCATCAGGCAGAAGTGGCCCGACCTGGAAACCCTTCAAACTAAATGCCAAACTGCAAAG ATGTTTAAAGTGCCGGGCTTCAAAGGGCAGGTGGGCTTCATCACCTCAATGTCCGAACATTTCTGTGGCTCCTGCAACCGCCTGCGTATCACAGCAGATGGCAGCCTCAAG gtgtgtttgtttgggaaCTCCGAGGTGTCTCTGAGAGATGTGTTGCGCTCCGGGGCCTCGGACGAAGAGCTCCTGCAAATCATCGGAGCCGCTGTGGGCAACAAGAAGAAACAGCATGCAG GCATGTTCAATATCTCGAAGATGAAGAACAGGCCTATGATCCACATTG GCACCTCTTCCCAAAGGCCTTTGTCTCCGGTGCAGTTGCGAGACAGCCGGAAGGCTTTCCCCACCGTTCCCCTCCTTCCGAAGTTCATGTTCTTCTCTTCAGCCGCCCCCCCTCAGCATTTGTGCTCAGGCGGCGGCCGAGCCCCCCACAGAGAGGGTTTCTTGTGCCTTCGGGACTTCACTGCTTCTACACAGGCTGCCCGTGTTTGCTCCTCGACGCCCTCAATGAGGTCACATGTCATCAATGATAACTGTGTAGCCCCCCCTCACTACCCTGGGTTAGTCAGTGGTGTGGATCTCATCGGCGCTCACACTGGGACGGCACGCACAAACACCTTGAGCCTCAGGTACCCAGAAGCCGGGGGTCCTTACGCTCTGACCAAACACCCCCTCAGGACCCCAGGAGCGCCGGTTTTCTGCACACAACTACTGAATGCCAACAGAGATGTCAAACAGCACGATGTCAGACTGTGTCACAGTCGGAGCTGTGGAGATCCCGGCGGTGAACTCGGACCGAGCAGCCGGACACGCTCGAGCCCCGACGACTCTGCCGAAGCTCAACTTACTCACGTGGACGGCGAGGGCCGAGCCACCATGGTGGACGTCTGCGGTAAAGCCCCCACGCGGAGGACGGCCTCGGCTAGCGCGACCGTCCTCCTGGGCCACACCGCCTTCCGGTTGCTCCGGGACCACCAGCTGGCCAAGGGCGACGCCTTGGCCACGGCGCAGCTGTCTGGCATCATGGCCGCCAAGCAGACCTCCGCCCTCATCCCGCTGTGCCACGCGCTCCCACTGGACCACACCTCGGTCACCTTTGATCTCGTCGAGCCACAGAATGCTGCGGTCGTGACGGCGACGTGTCGCTGCACCGGCCGGACGGGGGTCGAGATGGAGGCTCTGACAGCCGCCTCCGTTGCCGCGCTGACCATCTACGACATGTGCAAGGCAGTGagccatgacatcatcatcacagaCGTGAAACTGGTCAGTAAGACAGGCGGGAAGAGGAACTTTCATCGTCCTTCctga